DNA sequence from the Parambassis ranga chromosome 1, fParRan2.1, whole genome shotgun sequence genome:
TGAGTAGAGTGTCTTTATTCTTCTCTTACATTGTTTTTACATTAATAAGTGTTATATACTAGCAGAACGAGGTATGGCACTTTTTATGGCATCAGCCAGTCATTTTAgttttaaatgttcattttaaacAACATATGACCCGTCTGCCCGGTATCATTTTTGACTGCTTGTGCTTTTCATTTCAGAATGAAGAAGGCTAATGTTAGCAGTCGACCGTCATTGCATCCTACCAGGAAAAAAGCTGCGCTACGCCCAACAGAGAGTTATGATGAAGGCAATACAAGCAACGAGGAGAACATCATGCCCAGGTCTGTAAAATGATAGTTACGTAAGGGAATTATTTGCATTATACTAGATTTAGTGATCATTTATTAGACCTTTGTTAGCACCAGGGTGAGAAACAATGTCTTTTTGACCTGTTTGCTCATGCTTTTCCTTAGAAAGAAGACGTTTAGTGTAGCCAGTGGTAGAGCTGTCCGTCCTACCAGGAGAAAGGCCATCCTGTACCTGAAGGAGACCAGCAGCGATCAACAGCATGTGGAGAGTCCTGCATTCACTCCACCTAAGCAGTCCAAGACAACCAGGTCTGTGCAGGAAGCAGAATTGTAAACAAAAGTGAATTGTTAGCATGTATATGTGCCTTTAAAACCTGACTGATTGCcagatatatttgtatttttcacaGTGACTGCACTTTTTAGTTGTTACTATGCAGTTGTATGGAATTGCTTATTTGCAGAAGTAAGTTTTGTTCCTGAAATGATTTTTGCCTCTGGACACCAACAGGAGAGCCCAACGTGTATCTGCAACAGGAGTCTCAATAAGGCAAAGAGGCCAGCAGGTTTCTGTCACCGGTCAGGGTGAGGAAAGCATGTCTGCACCAAAACCTACAAATTCATTTAAAAGGAAGACAAACTCTGGGTAAGTATATGCAGTAAGTCTCTTTGACCTGTAGATACTCATGTTACAGAGCAGAAAATGATAGGCGGCAAAACGAAGAACAACATATTAAACCTGAAAGATTATACAAGTGTCCACAGGACTagaagaaaatattttattctGCCACACTTATAGAAAGCACATGTGGTAATAAAACATGAGGAATTgtatacatgtatgtatgttatatattttatataaagtAATCCATGcagcttttttatttaaatttcatAAATGGCCAGCAGTTCTATAAAAACCCAGTACCTACTCTTGTGATACAGATATAGCACATTTCTATTAATGTCTTGTAAGATATAAGATATTGTACAGATCACATAAAAAGCAAGGATGCTAATAATGTGACCAAAACTGCAGATGTCCTTACTAGCTTCTCTTTTGTTCTTCAGTGTTTATCCTCCTTCTGCGGGCCGTTTTGTAACCCGCCGCAAACGTTCGGTGGCCACCAAGCCCCCAAAGCCCCCTAAAGCTGTGGTCATAAGCTCTTCAGATGACTTTTCTTCTGGAGAAATTTCTTCCAGCAGGATTGTTCGGCCTCATAGGAGAAAGAAGATGCTTTCAGCAATTTTGCTGACAAGCGCAGAGAAGTCTCTGAATCCTGAAGGCACATCCAGCTTTACCACCAACCCCTTTCGTGAGATTTCTCTCAATGTGTCTGTGGATCAGAGCCCCATACATTGCCCTAGGAAACCCATCTTCTGCTCTACACCCTCAGCAGGCTTCTACACCAAACCTGAATGCCTGAAACCATTTCCAATCAACGATCAATCCTCCATTCCTCCATCCAGAACTTCAGTAAACTGTCCGACTGTCAGTACATTCCAAGAAAACCCAGATTCACCAGAGCAGTCTGCTCCCCTACGACATTCAGCCTCAGTCAGAGGCCTCCACTCTGAGGGGAATTTGCAACCAGGCCTGGAAGAACTTCAGAAAGAAGCAGAGCCGCATCACCATGATGCAAGTCTCTCTGCAGTTTTATATACCGAAACCAAGAGTAGTAGCTGCAGCGAAGAAGCCAAAAGCCATATTGAGAAGTCAAAGACTAAGGATAGTGGAGAATTACCAAGTATAAATCTAATATCTACAGACAGTGAAAGTGATTTTGTGTCAGCATCTGCAGGGTTAGAGTGGCTGATAGAGGCTCTGAAGGAGAACTGTTTAACAAAGCTATGCACAGTGCAGCTGGAGCAGTTAGACTACCTCACTGTGGCTCAACTTTGCGGTCAAACAACTTACTCATCCTGTTTGGAACATTCACGCTCAGTCCACAGCCATCGAATGAATGAACAGTCTGTGGACAACAGTCAAACGTCACTTAATCTTCACTTATCTGTGACAAACAATGAAGCTGGTAATCATATACAGTCTCTAAATAATTCCGAAAAGGCAGCACTAGTGTCTGACGTTGCATCATTAGCAGACTGTAGTGAGTCAGCTGAATGCTCAAGCACAAAAGCATCCATAGAGTTGTCAGAATCTACCCACCACACGGTTACCAGCTTTGAGAGGgtcactgacacacagttaTCAGCAAATAACTCAGTAGGGGAGTCTATAGCAGTAAAAAGATGCTCCGTGCAGATAAAAAAATTGGATTTATCACTACTGGAACACAATGGTTCTGCAAAGAAGAGAACGGCAGGTTTGTCTTATGAGAAGTCTGGTAATCAAGACGAACACACAGACAATGCAGACAGCCCAGAAGATGCCAAATGTTCAGAAGAAATCACAGAGAGAAATAGGCggtcaaaagaagaaaaagcagcatTGCTGAAGGATAAATGTCGAACGCACAAACTTGCTGTCAAGCTAAAGAGAGTTACTCTGTCACAATTGAAGGAAaatctgcaggtcaaaggtgccATGCTGAaatcacacacttacacatcaGGCTCATCCAGTGATGATCAGACAAAGGCCGACTACCTGTCTGAGGCTGACTGTTATGAAGACACTTCTTCCCTAAAAGTGTTAAGAGTGGATTCAACTAGCTGTGAGGATAGCTCAGACAAAGAAGTTGGAAAGAACACTTGCAGCATCATCCCCAAAAGAAAAAACGcagataaagaaaagaaaaaatgcaaTGTGTCTACAGACCGACCTGGCACAACAAGGAAGGCGTGTGTGAGCGGCATGAGTGTGACTcgctggaaaaacaaaagcaccacCAGCACACATCTGTTCAAGAGCAGGGCTGGGATTAGTGCTGTGGACTGCAGCATCAATGACCTGATATCCACACAGCACGTACAGCCACGGGTAagaatgaaacagaaacacaacaaattatTACTGAAAGGTCTATTTAGTTAATACCTGTTGTCATATGTTTTTATGAACCACTTTTAAGAACATCAAATGTCCAAATTAAGGAGAACAAGCAAAAAATAAACTACCGGTAATCATGTCCTAAACATTTTGAAAATTGTCCTGTTTGTGTAGGATTTGTTGGGAGGCACCATGAATTTGTTCACTCCAGTGAAAGCAAGTCAGCTCAACCTCTCTTCTctgctgggacacacacacacttggagcCGGCTCAAAGCAGCAGTCTCCGTTCACCGCAAGAGTAAGAatgcacactacacacacacactgtttatatACAACATTTTCTCTGTTCAACCTTGTAGACTCAACATATCTCTTCCCTCTTATTAGTGGTCCTCTCTCCAAGGAGTCAGTTCGGCACTCCGAGTAGGATGGAGGTAGCAGATGTCAGCCAGGATCTCTTCGCTACGCCCTCACGAACACCATTCCCCAAACGCCTCCTGTCACAAATGATAAGCCACCACTCCTTGGTactacacacatgcatgcttgaatgtgaatattttttacagtctgtggaCGTGGGTAACCTTGCATACTGTCTTGCAGGTTGCATGTGAAGACGATGATCTGACGGATGCAGAAAAGGTGTATGCTGAATGTGGCCAGCAGCACCCTCTGCCATGGGAGGAGTGTATTGTCCCTCATCGTATGAAGCAGTGTGTGAAGATCGGGGAGGGGACATTTGGTGAAGTCTTTTCCACCACCAATGCCTCAGGAGACACTGTTGCACTCAAAGTATGTAtgcttgtgtgtctttgttagttGTAGAGGTATATAACTACCTGAGATCTGAAAGttgaattatttacaaaataagCCTACATTGGCGAGCTAAAATTTGTGATCTTGCTTTTCTCTCTTACATCCTTACCTTCCAACACAGTTTTGTGTATATTTACTCAGGTCATTCCAATAGAGGGCAGCAAGAAGGTGAACGGAGAGGACCAGAAGACCTTTGGAGAGATTCTGCATGAGATCATTATTTCAAAGTACATTTGAAGATCAGATAATATTTTTACTTCAGTGATAACTAAGGATTAAATTAGTCCAGCTAGGGCAGAGCTATCTAAacagcatttgtgtttttgtgtcagagAGCTGAGCAGCCTGAAGGAGAAGCAACATAACCAGACCCATGGCTTCATTGGACTCATTGAGTAAGTATTCCGTGTGGTTGAGTTTTGTCTCTGGGCATCTGAGGATTTCTGAGTGTTTAAGATGTGACCTTTTGTTTCCTCACAGTCTTCACTGCGTTAAAGGCTGTTACCCTCCAGATTTCCTGAATACATGGGACACATTTGACAAACGCAAAGGCTCTGAGAATGACCGGCCAGGTATCAAGAGAACTTACTTTCTGAATATTAATGGGGAAAAACGTTTATTTGTCAGGACCAGGTTATCAGattatctgtttatttttttgactTTGCTTAGATTTCTTTGAAGAGGATCAGTTATTTATTATACTGGAGTTTGAGTTTGGAGGTGCCGACTTGGAGAACAGCAATGGAAAGGTAGGCACATCTGTTCAACTCATGCAAAAGTATAAGCCTGTACTTCAAATGTATAATGACCTGCTAAAAACTCTTTAAATACAACTGCATTTTTACTGTGGTAGATGTTCTTTCAAATTCTTCGAATTAATGTTGTCAAAACATACGGTAGGTCTTTTCTTACTCTGTACAACACAGTCTTCCATTCCATTCAGACTGAGCATGTCTGTTTGGAGACAGCAATATGAACTTATCTGGGTAAATGGAAATCATATTGCACTGACAGACCCCTCAGGATCTATGGTGTTTATTTGTGCAGTCATCTCTGTTCTCCTGTATTGATAAATTAGTCAGCCAAAGAACAACAATTTGTAATTTTCCGTCACTGTAAGGCTGGAGGTTTTccagctctctgtctgcatcacatgctgctctctgcagcGCATTACATTTGTGCACTAGACATAAAATTGTGCTTAAACATTTATGAAGaccatgcattaaaaaaaattactgtcTTGAACTGAGGCATTATAACTTGATGTCAGCTAGACCACAAGCTTCTGCAAATTCCATGTATTGGTGGGTAAATTGGAGTGACTATATTGTCTAATTATTAGATTTTAAATGTTAGACATGTtctaaaaaacacatgcagcctTCTAAATCATGTTTTTACTGTGTTGTTTAGTTGTCGTCTTTAATGGTGGCAAAGAGTATCCTTCATCAGGTGACAGCTGCCTTGGCTGTTGCTGAGCAGGAGCTACACTTTGAACACAGGtacattacacaaacacacatgtaatgCATGGCATGAGTAAACTTGTTGTCCCATGTAACAAGGAAAGGTGAACTTGAATTTTAACTGAAGCAGCTTTTGTGATGTTAATACACAACAGCATGTTTAGATATTCAACTTAAACCTGAGCTTTAGGCCGGATGTGGGTGGCTGTGACATTCAGTATCAGATCTGGTGGTGCATATGTGGTGTCAGTGTGATGGACGATTCGTTGGAGTCTTGTAACACTTTGGAACTCTATCCGTCCCCTGTGCTGTTCACTGCAGGGACCTCCACTGGGGCAATGTGCTGGTCAAGTCAACCAGGCAGAAGAAGGGGAGCTTCCTTCTTAATGGACAACCCCACTCTCTGGAAACCAAAGGGGTCCTGGTCCGCATCATTGACTATTCTCTGTCCAGACTAGAAATTGGTCGGATATTTATCTGCCTCTTACCTTATTTTAGTGATTAAAATCACGAACAGTATTGTGAGTGGACATAttcttttctctgcagatgATCTGACAGTGTCCTGTGATATCTCAAATGATGAGGAGCTCTTCATGGGCCAGGGAGACTACCAGTTTGACATCTACAGAATGATGAGAAAGGAGAACAGGTCAGTCCTTTTATGTACCACACATTGTCCCACAGTGCTTTTTGGAGCCataagtgtgttttgtttgcttgtgttttgGGTTGTCAGTATGTCacaccacaagggggcagtaaCATGATTTGGTAAAGGGTCACATTACTGTcaagcaaaaaacaaagaatgaatAAAGCAAACAAAGAAAGTGGAAGGAAAGGAATATGAGAGAGATACTCATTACAGTCCACATTTGAGAGGGCTGTCTCTGTATCGGTTCaacaaagaaacagaagaagaaaggtcTATGGTGCTCTTATAGACTTTGAAGGCACAGGTGTGTAATCTAGTGTTTGGACCACAAAGGGTGTTATGGTTTGTACCAGATCGTGTTGCTTAAAGATAtagagatattttttttaattaatcacTACAAGTTATTTAACTCACAACCAAATCAAGGCAGATGAAACCATTGAGACAGACAAAGGTATCCATATGTCAAGAAGCATTTCAGTAGTTTATTCATTTTGCTACTGGGCCATTTGATCACAACAGTGTATGGCCATGTAGAAGAACTTAATCTGGTGTAATCCTTCACAAGCCCCCACAGCTTTGTGTCGGGCAGTTCAATTAAATGTATGTACAGTGAAAAAGCAGTGCGTCATGCTGAAGATTTCTATGTCATGTCACAGACAGCAACTGAAGTTGCCATGCTACCCAGCTAGCTTGCATATTACTACTTTGTTATTAAATAGATTTAGTGAATCAGAAGGGAAAAAACTGAAAGGTTTTACAAATTACCCTTTTTAAACAGACATGCACtgttattacattatataaccaaagtgtcagtacatttcttactctgtctttctctttttcagaAACAACTGGAGTAACTACCATCCCTACACCAACGTGCTGTGGCTGCACTACCTGTGCACCAAGCTGCTTTCTATGAA
Encoded proteins:
- the haspin gene encoding uncharacterized protein haspin produces the protein MKKSKPVFVKTYGKQKRRVDGWILPENHKQAFDTSQSTEDGSVFEPPKPKKTKMKKANVSSRPSLHPTRKKAALRPTESYDEGNTSNEENIMPRKKTFSVASGRAVRPTRRKAILYLKETSSDQQHVESPAFTPPKQSKTTRRAQRVSATGVSIRQRGQQVSVTGQGEESMSAPKPTNSFKRKTNSGVYPPSAGRFVTRRKRSVATKPPKPPKAVVISSSDDFSSGEISSSRIVRPHRRKKMLSAILLTSAEKSLNPEGTSSFTTNPFREISLNVSVDQSPIHCPRKPIFCSTPSAGFYTKPECLKPFPINDQSSIPPSRTSVNCPTVSTFQENPDSPEQSAPLRHSASVRGLHSEGNLQPGLEELQKEAEPHHHDASLSAVLYTETKSSSCSEEAKSHIEKSKTKDSGELPSINLISTDSESDFVSASAGLEWLIEALKENCLTKLCTVQLEQLDYLTVAQLCGQTTYSSCLEHSRSVHSHRMNEQSVDNSQTSLNLHLSVTNNEAGNHIQSLNNSEKAALVSDVASLADCSESAECSSTKASIELSESTHHTVTSFERVTDTQLSANNSVGESIAVKRCSVQIKKLDLSLLEHNGSAKKRTAGLSYEKSGNQDEHTDNADSPEDAKCSEEITERNRRSKEEKAALLKDKCRTHKLAVKLKRVTLSQLKENLQVKGAMLKSHTYTSGSSSDDQTKADYLSEADCYEDTSSLKVLRVDSTSCEDSSDKEVGKNTCSIIPKRKNADKEKKKCNVSTDRPGTTRKACVSGMSVTRWKNKSTTSTHLFKSRAGISAVDCSINDLISTQHVQPRDLLGGTMNLFTPVKASQLNLSSLLGHTHTWSRLKAAVSVHRKMVLSPRSQFGTPSRMEVADVSQDLFATPSRTPFPKRLLSQMISHHSLVACEDDDLTDAEKVYAECGQQHPLPWEECIVPHRMKQCVKIGEGTFGEVFSTTNASGDTVALKVIPIEGSKKVNGEDQKTFGEILHEIIISKELSSLKEKQHNQTHGFIGLIDLHCVKGCYPPDFLNTWDTFDKRKGSENDRPDFFEEDQLFIILEFEFGGADLENSNGKLSSLMVAKSILHQVTAALAVAEQELHFEHRDLHWGNVLVKSTRQKKGSFLLNGQPHSLETKGVLVRIIDYSLSRLEIDDLTVSCDISNDEELFMGQGDYQFDIYRMMRKENRNNWSNYHPYTNVLWLHYLCTKLLSMKYRAGRGAKDTREQLTRFHGNVLQYSSATEVLQNCPMF